The following coding sequences lie in one Glycine max cultivar Williams 82 chromosome 19, Glycine_max_v4.0, whole genome shotgun sequence genomic window:
- the LOC102663487 gene encoding F-box/kelch-repeat protein At3g23880, with product MHFISFLLPFLLSFVILTKKSKKICSSMITMLRVHGTKREMVSMEPHLPQELVSNILSRLPAIDLVKCKSVCKSWFDLITDSHFVSNYYVAYNNLKHYQSQEEKLLVIGRPFVSALKTHISLLSCNTNNPKKNHVSSSLSNLPCEYNNSEHKYWSEISGPCNGIYFLEGNPNVLMNPSLGQFKALPKSHLSASQGTYSLTEYSGFGFDLKNNDYKVVVIRDIWLKETDERKQGHWTAELYSLNSNSWRKLDDASLPHPIEIWGSSRVYTYANNCYHWWGHDVDESGVKEDAVLAFDMVNDSFRKIKVPIIRGSSKEEFATLAPLKESATIGVVVYPLRGQEKSFDVWIMKNYWDEGSWVKQYTVEPIEAIYKFVGFYGSNQFPWSSCNEGLGWYDYEPATEKIKDLQVWGNNGSLRAARYMESLVSLRRGMSSVANLF from the coding sequence AtgcatttcatttcttttcttttgccatttcttctatcttttgtcatcctgaccaaaaaaagcaagaaaatttGCAGTTCCATGATAACAATGTTAAGAGTTCATGGAACAAAACGAGAGATGGTAAGCATGGAGCCACATTTGCCACAAGAATTGGTATCCAACATCCTCTCAAGGTTGCCTGCGATAGACTTGGTTAAATGCAAAAGCGTTTGCAAGTCCTGGTTCGATCTCATAACCGATTCTCACTTTGTTTCCAATTACTATGTTGCCTACAACAATCTCAAGCATTACCAAAGCCAAGAGGAGAAACTCTTGGTCATTGGTAGACCCTTTGTTTCTGCCCTAAAAACTCacatttctcttctttcttgcaACACCAATAATCCCAAAAAAAACCATGTTTCCTCTTCTCTTTCAAACCTTCCTTGTGAATATAACAACTCTGAGCACAAGTACTGGTCTGAAATCTCGGGTCCTTGCAATGGCATATACTTCCTAGAGGGCAACCCTAATGTCTTGATGAACCCTTCATTGGGGCAGTTCAAGGCTTTGCCTAAATCCCATTTGAGTGCTTCACAAGGCACTTATTCTCTCACTGAATATTCTGGGTTTGGCTTTGACCTCAAAAATAATGATTACAAAGTTGTTGTCATTAGGGACATTTGGTTGAAGGAAACAGATGAGAGAAAACAAGGGCATTGGACAGCTGAGTTGTATAGCCTTAATTCAAATTCTTGGAGAAAACTTGATGATGCTTCTCTCCCACATCCAATTGAAATATGGGGTTCTTCTCGGGTTTATACTTATGCCAACAATTGTTATCACTGGTGGGGCCATGATGTTGATGAGTCTGGTGTGAAAGAAGATGCTGTTCTTGCATTTGACATGGTTAATGATTCCTTCAGGAAGATAAAGGTGCCAATAATTCGTGGTTCCTCAAAAGAAGAATTTGCAACACTTGCACCCTTGAAGGAATCTGCTACAATTGGTGTGGTTGTTTACCCTTTAAGGGGACAAGAGAAGTCCTTTGACGTGTggataatgaaaaattattgggATGAAGGGTCTTGGGTTAAGCAATACACCGTTGAACCAATAGAAGCAATTTACAAGTTTGTGGGATTTTATGGGAGCAATCAATTTCCTTGGAGCAGCTGCAATGAGGGATTAGGGTGGTACGATTATGAACCTGCGACGGAAAAAATAAAGGATCTTCAAGTTTGGGGAAACAATGGCTCTTTAAGAGCTGCTAGATACATGGAAAGTCTTGTTTCACTTAGAAGGGGAATGAGTTCCGTTGCCAATTTGTTTTAA